A genome region from Flavobacterium sp. CFS9 includes the following:
- a CDS encoding ABC transporter ATP-binding protein, with amino-acid sequence MSNFKKIVPFIYPYKRYAFLNIFFNILYALFSTLSFMALIPMLQVLFDKTKKNYVMPTYEGIAHIKEFGENYLSYYITTNADPNNPGFILSVMVALIISIFLLKNLADYLAMFFINFLRNGVLRDMRNALYKKTLELPLAFYSEKRKGDVISRISADVNEVQTSFLAILELIVKEPLTIIFTIGAMLIISAKLTLFVFIFIPVSGYIISLIGKQLKKQSGKAQQEQGSFLSTIEETIGGLKVVKGYNAENYFNTIFQNSTERFFKLSNSIGNRQNLASPASEFMGITVIAILLWYGGQMVLIEKTLDGPSFIAYMGLAYNILTPAKAISKASYGVKRGNAAAERVLEILEQENTITSKDKAVEKTTFDSNISVQNINFKYEDETVLKDFSLDIQKGQTVALVGQSGSGKSTIANLLTRFYDVNDGTISIDGINIKDMNLQSLRSLMGLVTQDSILFNDTIKANIALGKLDATDDEIIEALKIANAFEFVKELPLGIYTNIGDSGNKLSGGQKQRLSIARAVLKNPPIMILDEATSALDTESEKFVQVALENMMQNRTSIVIAHRLSTIQKADLIVVMQKGKIVEQGTHDELIAHNGTYNKLVTMQSFES; translated from the coding sequence ATGAGTAATTTCAAAAAAATAGTTCCTTTTATATATCCGTACAAAAGATATGCATTCTTAAATATCTTTTTTAATATTTTGTATGCACTTTTTAGCACACTTTCTTTCATGGCATTAATTCCGATGCTTCAGGTTTTGTTTGACAAAACGAAGAAGAATTATGTTATGCCCACTTACGAAGGGATTGCACACATAAAAGAATTCGGAGAAAATTATCTGAGCTATTACATCACAACAAATGCAGATCCCAATAATCCGGGATTTATACTTTCGGTAATGGTCGCATTAATTATTTCGATTTTCTTATTGAAAAATTTAGCCGATTATCTCGCCATGTTTTTCATCAATTTTTTACGAAATGGCGTATTGAGAGACATGCGAAATGCATTGTATAAAAAAACACTGGAACTTCCTCTGGCCTTTTATTCTGAAAAAAGAAAAGGAGATGTCATTTCCCGAATTTCCGCTGACGTAAATGAAGTTCAGACTTCCTTTTTAGCCATCTTAGAACTTATCGTAAAAGAACCTTTAACGATTATTTTCACCATTGGCGCCATGTTGATCATCAGCGCAAAACTTACTCTGTTTGTCTTTATTTTTATTCCTGTTTCCGGATATATTATCTCATTAATCGGAAAACAATTAAAAAAACAATCGGGTAAAGCACAACAGGAACAAGGCAGCTTTTTATCGACTATTGAAGAAACAATTGGCGGTTTAAAAGTCGTAAAAGGATACAATGCTGAAAACTACTTTAATACTATTTTCCAGAATTCAACGGAGCGTTTTTTCAAACTCTCCAACAGTATTGGAAATCGTCAGAATCTGGCGTCCCCTGCCAGTGAGTTCATGGGAATTACTGTAATTGCGATATTACTTTGGTACGGAGGTCAAATGGTTTTAATTGAGAAAACACTTGACGGTCCTTCTTTTATTGCCTACATGGGATTAGCTTATAACATTCTAACTCCCGCAAAAGCGATTTCTAAAGCTTCTTACGGAGTAAAAAGAGGAAATGCCGCTGCAGAACGTGTTCTTGAAATTTTAGAGCAGGAAAACACTATTACCTCTAAAGACAAAGCAGTTGAAAAAACAACATTCGACAGTAACATTAGCGTTCAGAACATCAACTTTAAATACGAAGACGAAACGGTTCTGAAAGACTTTTCTCTTGACATTCAAAAAGGACAAACTGTTGCACTTGTTGGGCAATCCGGAAGTGGAAAAAGTACGATTGCCAATTTATTAACCCGTTTTTATGATGTGAACGACGGAACAATTTCGATTGACGGCATCAATATTAAAGACATGAATCTGCAATCACTTCGCAGTTTAATGGGATTGGTAACGCAGGACAGTATCTTATTCAACGATACCATCAAAGCTAATATTGCTTTAGGAAAACTTGATGCTACAGACGATGAAATTATCGAGGCATTAAAAATCGCAAATGCTTTTGAATTTGTAAAAGAACTTCCTTTAGGAATTTACACTAACATTGGCGACAGCGGAAACAAGCTCTCAGGTGGACAAAAACAACGTTTATCGATTGCCAGAGCAGTTCTGAAAAACCCGCCAATTATGATTCTGGATGAAGCTACATCAGCATTGGATACAGAAAGCGAGAAATTTGTTCAGGTGGCTTTAGAGAACATGATGCAAAACAGAACTTCGATTGTAATTGCCCACCGACTTTCAACCATTCAAAAAGCAGATCTGATTGTAGTCATGCAAAAAGGAAAAATCGTAGAGCAAGGCACACATGACGAACTGATTGCCCATAACGGAACCTACAACAAACTGGTGACCATGCAGTCTTTCGAATCATAG